Proteins encoded in a region of the Actinomycetota bacterium genome:
- a CDS encoding sulfotransferase, whose translation MTDVPFPYIVGVDRSGTTLLRAMLASHPDLAIPEEANFRLKLSVEPELYEQANGLDVDAFVSALYADRVFRSWGISEEEVRMALRAAAPRSLSDAMRALFLHAARKEGKTRYGDKTPQAVMVMPRLSSLFPEARFIHIIRDGRDVALSHIHNEGFIASAAEVAIKWKTMIERGQSDGRILGPERYREVRYEQLVERPDAVLHSLCAYIELDFHASMLRYFERPLEVLGATRQGIGFHASLHKPPTKGLRNWRDQMKARDLEIFEAIAGDLLERLAYGRSAPRSSIRTRVRAGFVRLFVASKEFVKRRIVDYRWWPSATLVYRRLRRHG comes from the coding sequence ATGACGGATGTCCCGTTCCCTTACATCGTCGGGGTGGATCGTTCTGGCACTACCCTATTGAGGGCAATGCTTGCATCTCATCCCGACCTGGCCATTCCCGAAGAGGCGAACTTCCGCCTGAAGCTGAGCGTCGAGCCCGAACTATATGAGCAGGCAAATGGCCTAGATGTGGATGCGTTCGTCTCTGCCCTGTACGCCGACCGAGTCTTCCGCTCATGGGGAATATCCGAGGAGGAAGTTCGTATGGCGTTGCGAGCGGCAGCCCCACGATCACTCTCTGACGCGATGCGGGCACTCTTTCTCCATGCGGCGCGCAAGGAGGGCAAGACGCGGTACGGTGACAAGACGCCCCAAGCCGTGATGGTCATGCCCCGCCTGTCCAGCCTCTTTCCGGAAGCTCGGTTCATCCACATCATCCGTGACGGCCGAGACGTAGCGCTTTCCCACATCCATAACGAAGGGTTCATCGCAAGCGCCGCCGAGGTGGCGATCAAGTGGAAGACAATGATCGAGCGGGGACAGTCCGACGGACGAATCCTCGGGCCAGAACGGTATCGGGAGGTCAGGTACGAGCAGCTGGTCGAGAGACCCGACGCCGTGCTTCACTCCTTGTGCGCGTACATCGAGTTGGACTTTCATGCCAGCATGCTCCGGTACTTCGAACGGCCCCTGGAGGTCCTCGGCGCCACAAGGCAAGGGATCGGCTTCCATGCCTCCCTGCACAAGCCGCCGACGAAGGGGTTGCGGAACTGGCGGGATCAGATGAAAGCGCGCGACCTCGAGATCTTCGAAGCCATCGCCGGGGATCTCCTGGAGAGGCTTGCTTACGGACGGTCGGCACCGCGATCGAGCATTAGGACTCGGGTGAGGGCCGGCTTCGTTCGCTTGTTCGTCGCCAGTAAGGAGTTCGTGAAGAGGCGGATCGTGGATTATCGATGGTGGCCCTCGGCGACGCTCGTCTACCGGCGCCTCCGGAGACATGGGTGA